From the Geothermobacter hydrogeniphilus genome, the window CGCCGCCGAAACCGCCGAGGAACACGGTATCGCGGTCGAACTGATCGACCGCAACATCCGCACCACCCTGCTGCGCGCCTGGCGCAAAACCGGGCTGTGGCGCAAGCTGCAGCTGCTTTCGACCCTGCTCGCCAGCCTGTTTGAAAAACAGGAAATCAACGAAGAGGAACTGGACAAACTTCGCGAAACCGACACCCTGTCGGCAATGCTGGAAGAGATGGGCGATCTGCTGCCGAACGTCAAGCAGATCCTGGTGGATGAGCGGGATGCCTACATGGCGGAAAAGATCCGCCGCGCCCCCGGACAGAAACTGGTGGCAGTGGTCGGCGCGGCCCATGCAGCCGGAATCTGCAGCCGGATTCAGCAGCCGGCTGATCCGCAGACCTTTGCCGAGCTGGATGTCATTCCGGCCAAATCCATGATTTCGAAGCTGATTCCCTGGCTGATTCCGGGCATTGTCATCGCCCTGTTCATTGCCGGTTTTTTCTTCGGTGACCGTCAGGCGATGGCCGATGCCGCGGTCGCCTGGGTGCTGGTCAACGGCCTGCTTTCAGCAGCCGGAACCATCCTCGCCTTCGGCCATCCGCTGTCGGTCCTCGCCGCCTTCGTCGCCGCCCCGATCACCTCTCTCAATCCAACCATCGGCGCCGGCATGGTGGTCGGCCTGGTGCAGGCCTTTATCGCCGCCCCGACGGTCCGTGACCTGGAGCATGTCGGTGAAGACCTCGCCAATC encodes:
- a CDS encoding TraB/GumN family protein; the protein is MTETPTSDITRLELDGREIILIGTAHISQNSVDTVREVIAAEQPDTVCIELDAQRFQALRDRNRWESLNLIQVVRKGQVPFLLANLALASFQKRMGLQTGVKPGAELAAAAETAEEHGIAVELIDRNIRTTLLRAWRKTGLWRKLQLLSTLLASLFEKQEINEEELDKLRETDTLSAMLEEMGDLLPNVKQILVDERDAYMAEKIRRAPGQKLVAVVGAAHAAGICSRIQQPADPQTFAELDVIPAKSMISKLIPWLIPGIVIALFIAGFFFGDRQAMADAAVAWVLVNGLLSAAGTILAFGHPLSVLAAFVAAPITSLNPTIGAGMVVGLVQAFIAAPTVRDLEHVGEDLANLRGWWRNRVTRVLLVFLFSSIGSAIGTLVAFHWLKDLIR